The sequence GATCCGCATGTGCACCAAGCGGTGATGCAAGTCGACGATCAAAACTATGAACCAAACACAGTTGTGGAAGAGTTTCAAAAAGGTTACAAACTAAAAGATCGTGTTATTCGTCCAGCAATGGTCAAAGTAAATCAATAAGGAGGGATTATGTGATGAGCAAAATTATCGGTATTGACTTAGGTACAACAAACTCTTGCGTTGCTGTATTAGAAGGCGGTGAACCAAAAGTTATTCCAAACCCAGAGGGAGGTCGTACGACACCATCTGTCGTTGCGTTTAAAAACGGTGAGCGTTTAGTTGGTGAAGTCGCAAAGCGTCAAGCGATTACAAACCCAAATACAATCATTTCAATTAAACGACATATGGGTACAGATTATAAAGTGCAAATCGAAGGAAAAGAATATACGCCACAACAAATTTCTGCGATGATTTTACAATACTTAAAATCATACGCAGAAGCGTATTTAGGTGAACCGGTTACACGTGCCGTTATTACTGTTCCGGCTTATTTTAACGATGCGCAACGTCAAGCAACAAAAGATGCGGGCCGCATCGCAGGCTTAGAAGTCGAGCGTATCATTAACGAGCCGACAGCGGCAGCATTAGCGTACGGATTAGATAAAATGGATGAAGATCAAACGATTCTCGTATACGACCTTGGTGGCGGTACGTTTGACGTCTCCATTCTTGAGCTAGGTGACGGTGTATTCGAAGTAAAAGCTACTGCTGGTGACAACCATCTTGGTGGTGACGATTTTGACCAAGTTATCATCGACTATTTAGTTGAAGAATTTAAAAAAGAACACGGCATCGATTTATCGAAAGACAAAATGGCATTGCAGCGCTTAAAAGATGCAGCGGAAAAAGCGAAAAAAGAACTTTCTGGCGTGATGCAAACGCAAATTTCATTGCCTTTTATTAGCGCAAACGAAAACGGTCCACTTCACTTAGAAATGACGTTGACGCGCGCAAAATTTGAAGAATTATCTGCACACTTAGTTGAACGCACGATGGGTCCTGTTCGTCAAGCGCTAAAAGACGCTGGATTGACGCCTGCGGACATCGATAAAGTTATTCTTGTCGGTGGTTCAACGCGCATTCCAGCTGTTCAAGAAGCAATTAAAAAAGAAATCGGAAAAGAGCCGCATAAAGGCGTAAACCCAGATGAAGTCGTTGCGATTGGTGCAGCGATCCAAGGTGGCGTCATTGCTGGTGACGTGAAAGACGTTGTGTTGTTAGACGTGACACCACTTTCACTCGGTATCGAAACGATGGGTGGCGTCTTTACAAAATTAATTGAACGTAACACGACAATTCCAACAAGCAAATCGCAAATTTTCACAACGGCAGCGGACAATCAAACAGCGGTAGACATTCACGTTTTACAAGGTGAACGCCCAATGGCTGCCGACAACAAAACGCTCGGTCGCTTCCAATTGACAGACATTCCACCAGCTCCGCGCGGTGTGCCGCAAATTGAAGTAACGTTTGACATTGATGCAAACGGTATTGTACACGTGCGTGCGAAAGATTTAGGTACAAATAAAGAACAATCGATTACAATTAAATCTTCTTCTGGCTTATCTGAAGAAGAAATTCAACGCATGATTAAAGAAGCAGAAGAAAATGCAGAAGCAGACCGGAAGCGGAAAGAAGAAGTGGAACTTCGCAATGAAGCAGATCATCTCATTTTCACAACAGAAAAAACATTAAAAGAATTGGAAGGAAAAGTAGACGAAGCGGATGTGAAGAAAGCGCAAGAAGCAAAAGATACGTTAAAAGCAGCGCTTGAAGGAAAAGATATTGAAGACATTCGTGCGAAGAAAAATGCGCTACAAGAAGTTGTCCAACAGCTTTCAATTAAGCTATACGAGCAAGCAGCTAAACAAGCGCAAGCTCAACAAAGCGAAGGCAAAAAAGACGATAACGTCGTCGATGCAGAATTTGAAGAAGTGAAAGAAGATAAGTAAACAAACGAAAAAGTCAAAGTCAGGCCTGCCTTGGCTTTGGCTTTTTTGCTATGGAAACATGAAATATATTGCGCAATAAGATGAGACAATGATAAAATTACGTTCATGTGAACGAGTCGGGAGTGGGTGATCATGAGTAAACGAGACTACTATGAAGTGCTCGGTGTGAGTAAAAACGCAACAAAGGAAGAAATTAAAAAAGCATATCGAAAGTTATCGAAACAGTATCATCCAGATATTAATAAAGCGCCCGATGCAGCAGAAAAGTTCAAAGAAATAAAAGAAGCATACGAAGTGTTAAGCGATGACCAAAAGCGCGCGCACTACGATCAGTTCGGCCATACCGATCCGAACCAACAGTTTGGCGGATTTGGTGGCGCTGATTTTGACTTTGGTGGATTCGGTGGCTTTGAAGATATTTTTAGTAGCTTTTTTGGTGGAGGGCGCCGACGTGATCCGAACGCGCCACGTGCAGGGGCAGATTTGCAATATACGATGCGTTTGAAGTTTGAAGAAGCAGTTTTTGGAAAGGAAACAAATATTGAAATTCCACGTGAAGAAACGTGCGATACGTGCCACGGTTCTGGGGCGAAACCAGGAACGAAAAAAGAAACGTGCGCACATTGTCACGGTACAGGACAATTAACGATTGAACAAGCGACGCCGTTTGGTCGCATCGTAAACCGCCGCGTTTGTCATTATTGTGGCGGTACAGGACAGTTTATTAAAGAAAAATGTACAACGTGCCATGGAACAGGTCGTGTGAAAAAACGAAAAAAAATTCATGTCAAAATTCCAGCTGGTGTCGATGATGGCCAACAATTGCGTTTAGCAGGTCAAGGTGAGCCAGGAATAAACGGTGGACCATCAGGAGACTTGTACATCGTTTTCCACGTTGAACCACATGAGTTTTTCGAACGGGATGGCGATGACA comes from Anoxybacillus flavithermus and encodes:
- the dnaK gene encoding molecular chaperone DnaK encodes the protein MSKIIGIDLGTTNSCVAVLEGGEPKVIPNPEGGRTTPSVVAFKNGERLVGEVAKRQAITNPNTIISIKRHMGTDYKVQIEGKEYTPQQISAMILQYLKSYAEAYLGEPVTRAVITVPAYFNDAQRQATKDAGRIAGLEVERIINEPTAAALAYGLDKMDEDQTILVYDLGGGTFDVSILELGDGVFEVKATAGDNHLGGDDFDQVIIDYLVEEFKKEHGIDLSKDKMALQRLKDAAEKAKKELSGVMQTQISLPFISANENGPLHLEMTLTRAKFEELSAHLVERTMGPVRQALKDAGLTPADIDKVILVGGSTRIPAVQEAIKKEIGKEPHKGVNPDEVVAIGAAIQGGVIAGDVKDVVLLDVTPLSLGIETMGGVFTKLIERNTTIPTSKSQIFTTAADNQTAVDIHVLQGERPMAADNKTLGRFQLTDIPPAPRGVPQIEVTFDIDANGIVHVRAKDLGTNKEQSITIKSSSGLSEEEIQRMIKEAEENAEADRKRKEEVELRNEADHLIFTTEKTLKELEGKVDEADVKKAQEAKDTLKAALEGKDIEDIRAKKNALQEVVQQLSIKLYEQAAKQAQAQQSEGKKDDNVVDAEFEEVKEDK
- the dnaJ gene encoding molecular chaperone DnaJ, translating into MSKRDYYEVLGVSKNATKEEIKKAYRKLSKQYHPDINKAPDAAEKFKEIKEAYEVLSDDQKRAHYDQFGHTDPNQQFGGFGGADFDFGGFGGFEDIFSSFFGGGRRRDPNAPRAGADLQYTMRLKFEEAVFGKETNIEIPREETCDTCHGSGAKPGTKKETCAHCHGTGQLTIEQATPFGRIVNRRVCHYCGGTGQFIKEKCTTCHGTGRVKKRKKIHVKIPAGVDDGQQLRLAGQGEPGINGGPSGDLYIVFHVEPHEFFERDGDDIYCEMPITFTQAALGADIEVPTLYGKVKLKIPAGTQTGTKFRLKGKGVPNVHGYGKGDQHIRVRVVTPTKLTERQKQLLREFEQLSQGNGQEDSFFAKVKRAFKGE